The Tubulanus polymorphus chromosome 6, tnTubPoly1.2, whole genome shotgun sequence genome includes a region encoding these proteins:
- the LOC141907609 gene encoding uncharacterized protein LOC141907609 isoform X1, translating into MLTVYVVINTASLVRILNHSGNQKGKQVTMGRNAFIIIFGLLEVMFGMLSIVAGAVEIVVYQFNYYGAFEFWAGICDIVVGAFCVYAACRVKRTPAGIAMGLSIVLAVLSIAAVVLGSLYFYFRMRNAKGYCDSLDYYQNYQTGVSSRSLKKCEEFYVAYGMLVMAMCLAVIVFIMCIVQAGFLYAWRKAMNRERQSNNQRPHKFGISSIQDTKA; encoded by the exons ATGCTCACGGTGTACGTAGTTATAAATACGGCAAGCCTGGTCAGGATTTTAAACCATTCGGGTAATCAAAAAG GAAAGCAAGTCACCATGGGACGCAACGCGTTTATCATAATTTTTGGACTGCTGGAGGTTATGTTCGGAATGCTTTCAATCGTCGCCGGAGCCGTGGAAATTGTGGTCTACCAATTTAATTATTACGGAGCATTCGAGTTTTGGGCGGGTATTTGTGATATCGTTGTGGGTGCATTCTGCGTGTATGCCGCCTGCCGGGTCAAGAGAACGCCTGCTGGTATAGCGATGGGTCTGAGTATCGTTCTCGCCGTCCTCTCCATTGCAGCCGTCGTTTTGGGCTCGTTGTATTTCTATTTCCGAATGCGAAACGCGAAAGGTTATTGTGACTCGTTGGATTATTACCAAAACTATCAAACCGGGGTCAGCTCCCGTAGCCTGAAAAAATGCGAGGAGTTCTACGTGGCGTACGGTATGTTGGTTATGGCCATGTGCCTAGCGGTTATAGTATTCATCATGTGCATCGTACAAGCGGGCTTCTTGTACGCCTGGAGGAAAGCAATGAACCGTGAAAGGCAATCGAACAATCAACGTCCGCACAAATTCGGCATCAGTAGCATTCAAGATACGAAAGCCTAA
- the LOC141907609 gene encoding uncharacterized protein LOC141907609 isoform X2 codes for MGRNAFIIIFGLLEVMFGMLSIVAGAVEIVVYQFNYYGAFEFWAGICDIVVGAFCVYAACRVKRTPAGIAMGLSIVLAVLSIAAVVLGSLYFYFRMRNAKGYCDSLDYYQNYQTGVSSRSLKKCEEFYVAYGMLVMAMCLAVIVFIMCIVQAGFLYAWRKAMNRERQSNNQRPHKFGISSIQDTKA; via the coding sequence ATGGGACGCAACGCGTTTATCATAATTTTTGGACTGCTGGAGGTTATGTTCGGAATGCTTTCAATCGTCGCCGGAGCCGTGGAAATTGTGGTCTACCAATTTAATTATTACGGAGCATTCGAGTTTTGGGCGGGTATTTGTGATATCGTTGTGGGTGCATTCTGCGTGTATGCCGCCTGCCGGGTCAAGAGAACGCCTGCTGGTATAGCGATGGGTCTGAGTATCGTTCTCGCCGTCCTCTCCATTGCAGCCGTCGTTTTGGGCTCGTTGTATTTCTATTTCCGAATGCGAAACGCGAAAGGTTATTGTGACTCGTTGGATTATTACCAAAACTATCAAACCGGGGTCAGCTCCCGTAGCCTGAAAAAATGCGAGGAGTTCTACGTGGCGTACGGTATGTTGGTTATGGCCATGTGCCTAGCGGTTATAGTATTCATCATGTGCATCGTACAAGCGGGCTTCTTGTACGCCTGGAGGAAAGCAATGAACCGTGAAAGGCAATCGAACAATCAACGTCCGCACAAATTCGGCATCAGTAGCATTCAAGATACGAAAGCCTAA